The genome window AAAAGCCTCAGTATTATTGCTGGGGCTTTATTTTTTATTAGACTTGTTTCAAAAATACTTTACAAGATTAACTGTAAAATTATTTAATTTTAAAATTATAATATTATGTTTTATAACTTCTTGTTTTAGTATAGAATATGCGGTTTTTGGCTTTCATAACTGTGGTATGTGCCTGTATCATCTGCAAAAACAAAATTACGACTTCATATTGGATTTATAGAGGTATGGCTAGTTCTAATAGTTATAAATAAAATTAGGTTTGAAAAAAGTCTATTTCATTTCAAGGTAAACTATTAAATCTTAAAGGGTATGGCGTTAGAATAATTTTTTTTGCTTTATCCTAATTCCCACCCTCTATACCTATTGTTTAATTCTGCAATTAAAATTTTATTTGTTTTTGTGTTTTATTTTAACTTATTAATACCCACCCTAGTTTTTATTATGTTTTTTACTTTTACAACGCACGGAGAATATATTTTAAAACATAGCAAAAATAACATTGTTAATATGTTTATATTTTTTGATTTAATTTACCGTGCGTACAAATAAACACTTAATAATAACTTTATTATTTATTTGTTTTATTTTTTATTTTACTATTTACTAAATAAAGCAAATTAGTATTATAATCTTTTCTTGGAATTTCTTTATTTTTGTATATTAAATTTTTATATTTATCATAGCTATTTGCATTTTTGTTTCTAAATCCTCCAGACATTCTTAGAGCGTACAAAATATCTCCTATAGTAATAGTTTCCGGCTGACAGCCTAAAGAATATGATATATTTGAACCATTTGATATTTTTATTATGTACATAGCTTTTTCCAATGGCTCAGATATTTCTGTAATAGTAGTTGGGGCTGTTCTAAGCTCTCTTCCTAATTCATACATCGTTATGGCTTTTTTCTTATTTATAAACCTAGAAGCTATTATATGCATGAATTCTAATGCTATAACTTCTTTTTCAGCAAATGACAGTTTTATACTATTTTTATCAACTCCGTAAGATCTGAAATATTGTATGGAATATGTGAGTTCAGCACCGAATAATATTATAATCCAAACTATATAAAGCAATAATAATAAAACAGGTATTTGTGCAAATGAACTAGCCGAAGATAATTCTGCAGGGGCTATACTAGTAAGCATATTATTTTCACTGCTTATTGTAACTACATCATCTATTTGAAAATTATATTTTAATAATTGTTCCGATATATTGGGTGAAAAAGTTTGAAATTCAAGCATATTTGTTTCTATAGGTTTCTTCTCATAAGTAGCAGCACTTATTCCTGTTCCTGTATTTTGTATAATAATGTAGCTTATTCTTTCTATCTTTATATTTGAAATATTATTAACATCTATCTTGTCATTTTTTGGCAGCATATTAATATCAGCATTAGTAATCTCATTAATATCTTCCGTATTTTCTATGTTTTCAGTTTGATATATATTAGTATTATTTGTCATTATGCTGTTTGTGCTGCCTGTATTTATTTCTTTTACAATGTATTCTATTTTATATTTATCACTGTCAAATATTTGTTTATAATTTTTTACATTAATATTTAGTTTAAAATAAACACTAAATAGTGTTATTATTGCTATTGCCACTAATACTGAAGATATTGTAGCATTAGACCAATTCACTTTAGTTTGCGGTACTAATACATATAAAAATAATACTAAGAGAGATGTTGATATTATAGGCGTAACCCAAGATAATAATATTTTCAATAATGCCGGCAGATAATGGAGATTTATAGATGTATAAGTTATTAAAGTAAATGATATACCTATAAGCACAGGAATAAGAAAAAGTAATGCTATATAATTAGCAACAACTCTAGGTACTGAAGTAGTAATTTTCACACGCCATATTTTTATAAATGATTTTTGTATGCTATGAAGTATTAGTGCTACACTGACTATCGTTGATATAATACCTATAAGTCCGAAGCTGGCTAAATTGGTGTTGTCAGCTATATTAAGTATTTGTCTTACCATAGGCTCATAAAATGGAGCATTTTTCTCCATCCAATCAAATATAAAAACAAATATATTTTGATATATATTAAATATTCTTAATATAAAAAGTCCTACTATTAGTGCAGGTATAAATGATAATGTTACAAGGTATGTTAAAGCTGCCGCTCTTATTGTGCAGTCATCTTTAAAAAAGTCTGTTACTGCGAAAACTAGTATCTTGTATGCATTTACAAAAAACTTTTGCATGGGGCTGAAAATATGCTGATCTGCAGAATATATATCTTCTGAGAAGAAATTCTTTAATTTCTTGAAAATTTTTTTAATTTTTTGAATTTTAGTCATATAACACTTCTTGCAAAAAAAATTATATAATGTATAATATATAAAAATTAAGCGAGGGTGGCGGAACTGGCAGACGCACTAGACTTAGGATCTAGCGCCCTAGGCATGAGGGTTCGATTCCCTCCCCTCGTAATCTTTTATATTTAATCATTATTTTTATCAACCTCTATAGAAAATTTGCATTTATTACAAACTTTTTTATATCCTGATGATGTCTTTATTATTCTCATGGAATTTTTACATTTACAAAATGGACAATCTTCATGATTTCTAAATATTATCATTGATATGAAATCTACTATTTTTCCTATACCTGATACAAAAAATAGTATTCCAAACATTAATATAAATATTATGATAATAGCTATGAAAAATATAATAACTAATAAGTCCACTTTTGTATATCCATTAATATTTTTTATATTATATCTTAAATATAACTTTTTTTAAAGAAGTCTGAGTATATTTTTATTGTATTTGTGTTAATATATTTGATAGGAAAATCTGACCAGCTATCCAATTCGTTATTCCATAATTTATAATAATAACTATCACCTTCTTTTTTCCATTCATAAGTGTAGACTTTATTTTCCTGACCATTACTGCTTGTATATTCTATTTTATTATTATTGAAGAATGTGTATTTTTCATTTCCATTGATTAATTTCCAGCTTCCACGAATCTATAATCAACAACACCTCTTTCTATGCTTATAATTTCATTTTTTTTACATGAATAGAATATAATTGATATAGATAATAATACAATAAATATTTTATACATTGACAGCCCCTTTATTTAGTATAATATATAGTATCGTAATAATTATTATAAAATGAAAATTCTATCTATGTATTACTAACTATATATAGAATATTGATAAAATATTTTAAAAATATATAATAATGACCTTGTAACAATATAGATATAATATCAGGATTATTTATGCATAACTATTTAGAATTATTAAAAAAAGTATTAGAAGAAGGCGAGGAAACTAAAGACAGAACAGGAGTAGGTACAAGAAGAATATTCGGACCTCAGTTAAGGTTTAAATTTGAAGGTGATAAGATACCAATCATAACTACAAAAAAAGTATTCATGAAAG of Brachyspira hampsonii contains these proteins:
- a CDS encoding YihY/virulence factor BrkB family protein; translated protein: MTKIQKIKKIFKKLKNFFSEDIYSADQHIFSPMQKFFVNAYKILVFAVTDFFKDDCTIRAAALTYLVTLSFIPALIVGLFILRIFNIYQNIFVFIFDWMEKNAPFYEPMVRQILNIADNTNLASFGLIGIISTIVSVALILHSIQKSFIKIWRVKITTSVPRVVANYIALLFLIPVLIGISFTLITYTSINLHYLPALLKILLSWVTPIISTSLLVLFLYVLVPQTKVNWSNATISSVLVAIAIITLFSVYFKLNINVKNYKQIFDSDKYKIEYIVKEINTGSTNSIMTNNTNIYQTENIENTEDINEITNADINMLPKNDKIDVNNISNIKIERISYIIIQNTGTGISAATYEKKPIETNMLEFQTFSPNISEQLLKYNFQIDDVVTISSENNMLTSIAPAELSSASSFAQIPVLLLLLYIVWIIILFGAELTYSIQYFRSYGVDKNSIKLSFAEKEVIALEFMHIIASRFINKKKAITMYELGRELRTAPTTITEISEPLEKAMYIIKISNGSNISYSLGCQPETITIGDILYALRMSGGFRNKNANSYDKYKNLIYKNKEIPRKDYNTNLLYLVNSKIKNKTNK